The Clostridia bacterium genome contains the following window.
CCAGCATTCTACCAATGGTTTACAGATGCAGTAGTAGCACCTAATGCATACTTGTTCCAATTAGCAGTTACATTCACTGAAATCGGAATAGGCTTGGCATTGATTGCCGGACTCTTTGTATTCTTTGCATCATTTGCTTCTTTATTCATGGTTGGAAACTTTGTTCTGTCAGCTATGGCAGGCTATGATATACTTTGGTACTTCTTCGCAGCTATCGCTCTTATGGGTGGCGCTGGCGGAGCATTCAGCCTCGACTACTATGTACAGCCATGGATCAAGAAAGCTTGGAAAAAAACGAACTTCGCACGTGGAAGCTATTTATACTTCGATTAATAAAAAAGGCTTCTATTAAAGCATTTTAACAACTAAGGAAGCCTTTTATGAAATGCACTTAACGGAAAGTGAAACATTAATGAAATTTATACTTTCCTATGCATTATAACTAATGATTTAAAAAATTAAACACCAGATTCCTGGTGTTTAATTTTTTTGCTTTTATTTGGGAATAATATATATAAGCTTTGCTATAAGAAAATCAATGTTTTAAGGAGTGAATTATTATGGAAGCAGGAGTAAGAAATAAAGTAACCGGTGAAATTGAGGAGATAAAATCCGATGAAATCATGGCAGAGGTCAAGATGAGGGGCACATGAAACGACAATACAATGAGATTCACGTCCGTGATGACGAGAGAAAGCCTTGACGATGCTGGTTTTAAAAAAGGCGACACAGTTGAAGCTTTAGTTAAAGCAATAAATGTAGTATTTGTGAAACATTAATAATAGCCGGAGCTTAATATCTCCGGCTATTATTATGAAGTTTTGTCAGTTCTTCTCTTTTATATGCTTGTAAAGCTCTCCATCGATTTCTCTAATGATTGAAGAAAGCTCCCCTTGATAATATATTATTAACCTATGCAATGCTCTAGTACAAAGTGTATACAAGAGTTTTCTGTCTCCTTCGGCATTATAATTCCCCTCATTAGCCCCATATACCAATACAGCATCAAACTCCAGGCCCTTGCATAGGTAAGAAGGGAGAATATTCACACCTTTCTTGTACATATCATCGTCTTTTGCAACCATGCTGATTTCAATTACTCCTTTAAGCAGCTTATATATCTGACTGCATTCCTCTGAGGTCTTGCACAGTATTGCTATGGAATCCATACCGCATCCAAGCAGCTCTTTAATATCAGCTGTTAATCGCTCTTTTACTTCACATGCCTCACTTAGGCCAACCACTTCCGGGAGCTTCCCCGCCCTGTTCAGGCCTTCTATTTCCTTATCAGATGGAAGCATTGCCTTTGTGAACTCAGTGATTTCTCTTGTGGACCGATAGGATTTGCTCAATCTGAGTACAGCCGAGTCAGCTCTTCCGAACACATCAGCAATTGCATCAAAGCTGACAGATTTTCTGTAAGGAATCATCAACTGATTCATATCTCCAAGTATTGTAAAGCTGCTTCCCGGAAACAGCCTCTTTAGAATCTCATACTGCAAAGGACTATAGTCCTGAGCTTCATCCACTACCACATGCTTGATGTCCGTTGTATCAGGCATGTCGTCTATTATGCATTTCAAATATGCAAGTACAGCAGAATCTTCATAGTTCATAACCCTGCTATTAAAATTGTCAATTGAATACCTTCTTATATCCTTAAGCTCATCCTCCTTCAGTCCAAAAGCCTTTCCTGATTCAAAATAGAAATCGCTCTCGAAAAAATTGCGATAAGCGTCGTATAAATCAACTTTGGTCATCCTGAATACTTTATCTCTTACTCCACTGAATTCCCTCCGGAGCTCCAGTCTTAATAATGCTGCCGCTTCCCTGGCTGTGCTATTGGAGTTATCAGCCTTCCTTTTCAGTTCAATCTTCTTTATCTCCTGGACTTTTGCCAATAGATAAAAGGCTCTCTCCCTCACAGCAGCCAAGCGCTTATTTACGGGAATACCCTTACTGCATGCATTATATACCTTCCTCAATTCGCTGCCTTTAATAGCAGTCTTCCCATCATAATAAATATTGCAAAGGTACTCTGCATTATCTGACAGCTCTCCAGCGAACTGCCTCACAGCATCAAGAAATTCTCTCGAATTCTTATACATGTAGCCTTTTCTCCTAATCTCATCAAAAC
Protein-coding sequences here:
- a CDS encoding UvrD-helicase domain-containing protein, coding for MDIIHPDYRYEQSHLNEVCGLLEAEIDKKDNEVNSYKSEIISIRKNMWENARHGFGSNETEAMIEATQYIASIKNEENSYRFTKVLLDKYRRLLCTPYFARIDFMEDGNKSIDSIYIGLYSFINTDTMEVVIHDWRAPISSVFYEYENGKAEYKTHEGSVHGDVSLNRQFKIKNSKLLSMFDSSVKIDDEILQEILSGNASEKMKSIVTTIQKEQNKVIRFDEGSVLIVQGAAGSGKTSIALHRIAYLLYKDRNLTSSNIVIFSPSHIFNDYISNVLPELGESNVIQTTFEEYITKLIKRGFRTESLNDHMEYLLSHKNSRFDEIRRKGYMYKNSREFLDAVRQFAGELSDNAEYLCNIYYDGKTAIKGSELRKVYNACSKGIPVNKRLAAVRERAFYLLAKVQEIKKIELKRKADNSNSTAREAAALLRLELRREFSGVRDKVFRMTKVDLYDAYRNFFESDFYFESGKAFGLKEDELKDIRRYSIDNFNSRVMNYEDSAVLAYLKCIIDDMPDTTDIKHVVVDEAQDYSPLQYEILKRLFPGSSFTILGDMNQLMIPYRKSVSFDAIADVFGRADSAVLRLSKSYRSTREITEFTKAMLPSDKEIEGLNRAGKLPEVVGLSEACEVKERLTADIKELLGCGMDSIAILCKTSEECSQIYKLLKGVIEISMVAKDDDMYKKGVNILPSYLCKGLEFDAVLVYGANEGNYNAEGDRKLLYTLCTRALHRLIIYYQGELSSIIREIDGELYKHIKEKN